The following are from one region of the Dreissena polymorpha isolate Duluth1 chromosome 2, UMN_Dpol_1.0, whole genome shotgun sequence genome:
- the LOC127867865 gene encoding arylsulfatase J-like isoform X6: protein MTGRYPIHLGLQHYVISAPEPWGLPLNHTTMAGHLKHLGYATHIVGKWHLGFFKTEYLPTRRGFDSHVGYWSGKEDYYTHMDQDVSMGYWGLDFRRDMAVVNETFYSTEQYTKEALKILEHHNKSQPLFLYLAHQAVHAGNGNAPLQAPQRYVDRFPYILDHKRRIFAGMTAALDDSVGTVVSALHDLDMIDNTIIVFTTDNGGPANNYDGNAACNYPLRGTKNTLWEGGVHGVGFVHSRLLNVNHTQTHNLVHVSDWLPTLYGAAGGDVADLGNIDGVNLWDMLKNSGPNVRSEVLHNIDPRSNFSAISVDDYKLIQGDISGGRNDGWYPCNPPSENQNFWKPNAQNFHNSDESLAEIPAETRKTRAHNRHTPYVIDCGPASTDPTAVCDPSTAPCLFHIPSDPCEFNNIAQSNPGIVRVLQKALSVYAATAVEPVNRPPDKNANPTLHGGVWGPWQ from the exons ATGACAGGACGATATCCAATACACTTAG GTCTGCAACACTATGTGATCTCAGCTCCCGAGCCCTGGGGACTGCCTCTCAATCACACCACCATGGCCGGGCACCTGAAACACCTGGGATACGCCACCCACATTGTCGGCAAG TGGCACCTGGGTTTTTTCAAGACTGAGTACCTGCCCACGAGACGTGGCTTTGACTCCCACGTGGGATACTGGAGCGGCAAGGAGGACTACTACACCCACATGGACCAGGATGTGAGCATG GGGTACTGGGGTTTGGATTTCCGGCGTGACATGGCCGTTGTCAATGAGACGTTCTACTCCACAGAGCAGTATACAAAAGAAGCACTGAAAATACTTGAGCACCATAATAAATCCCAG CCCCTATTCCTATACCTGGCCCATCAGGCGGTGCATGCTGGGAATGGCAACGCCCCCCTGCAGGCTCCCCAGCGCTATGTCGACCGCTTTCCTTACATACTAGATCACAAGAGGAGAATATTTGCAG GCATGACAGCTGCCCTTGACGACTCTGTGGGGACTGTGGTGAGTGCGCTACATGACCTCGATATGATTGACAACACCATCATTGTATTCACAACAGACAATGGTGGCCCAGCCAATAACTATGACGGAAATGCTGCCTGCAACTACCCCCTTAG GGGCACCAAGAATACACTGTGGGAGGGAGGCGTCCATGGGGTGGGGTTCGTCCACAGTCGTCTGCTCAATGTGAACCACACCCAGACCCACAATCTGGTCCACGTGTCTGATTGGCTGCCCACCCTGTACGGGGCTGCCGGAGGTGATGTGGCTGATCTGGGCAACATAGATGGCGTCAATTTGTGGGACATGCTGAAAAACAGTGGGCCCAATGTCCGGTCAGAGGTACTGCATAACATTGATCCACGGAGCAACTTCTCTGCCATCAGCGTTGATGATTATAAACTGATACAGGGCGACATATCTGGCGGCAGGAATGATGGCTGGTATCCGTGCAATCCACCAAGCGAAAATCAAAACTTTTGGAAACCAAATGCTCAAAACTTTCATAATAGTGATGAATCCTTGGCTGAAATTCCAGCTGAGACAAGAAAGACTAGAGCTCATAACAGACACACGCCCTATGTGATAGACTGTGGACCTGCGTCTACTGACCCCACCGCAGTCTGTGACCCCTCCACCGCCCCTTGTCTGTTCCACATACCCTCAGACCCATGTGAGTTCAACAACATTGCACAGAGCAACCCAGGTATTGTACGGGTCCTACAGAAGGCCCTGTCAGTCTACGCAGCTACGGCGGTGGAGCCGGTCAACCGGCCGCCGGACAAGAATGCTAACCCCACGTTGCATGGCGGAGTCTGGGGGCCTTGGCAATGA
- the LOC127867865 gene encoding arylsulfatase J-like isoform X5 produces the protein MHIAFLKTMHVNLQGWNDVGFHGSEIKTPNIDKLAYEGVILNNYYVSPICTPTRGCLMTGRYPIHLGLQHYVISAPEPWGLPLNHTTMAGHLKHLGYATHIVGKWHLGFFKTEYLPTRRGFDSHVGYWSGKEDYYTHMDQDVSMGYWGLDFRRDMAVVNETFYSTEQYTKEALKILEHHNKSQPLFLYLAHQAVHAGNGNAPLQAPQRYVDRFPYILDHKRRIFAGMTAALDDSVGTVVSALHDLDMIDNTIIVFTTDNGGPANNYDGNAACNYPLRGTKNTLWEGGVHGVGFVHSRLLNVNHTQTHNLVHVSDWLPTLYGAAGGDVADLGNIDGVNLWDMLKNSGPNVRSEVLHNIDPRSNFSAISVDDYKLIQGDISGGRNDGWYPCNPPSENQNFWKPNAQNFHNSDESLAEIPAETRKTRAHNRHTPYVIDCGPASTDPTAVCDPSTAPCLFHIPSDPCEFNNIAQSNPGIVRVLQKALSVYAATAVEPVNRPPDKNANPTLHGGVWGPWQ, from the exons GGGTGGAACGACGTAGGTTTCCATGGCTCTGAGATCAAGACTCCTAACATCGACAAGCTGGCCTATGAAGGTGTTATCCTCAACAACTACTATGTCTCCCCAATATGCACACCCACTAGAGGCTGTCTGATGACAGGACGATATCCAATACACTTAG GTCTGCAACACTATGTGATCTCAGCTCCCGAGCCCTGGGGACTGCCTCTCAATCACACCACCATGGCCGGGCACCTGAAACACCTGGGATACGCCACCCACATTGTCGGCAAG TGGCACCTGGGTTTTTTCAAGACTGAGTACCTGCCCACGAGACGTGGCTTTGACTCCCACGTGGGATACTGGAGCGGCAAGGAGGACTACTACACCCACATGGACCAGGATGTGAGCATG GGGTACTGGGGTTTGGATTTCCGGCGTGACATGGCCGTTGTCAATGAGACGTTCTACTCCACAGAGCAGTATACAAAAGAAGCACTGAAAATACTTGAGCACCATAATAAATCCCAG CCCCTATTCCTATACCTGGCCCATCAGGCGGTGCATGCTGGGAATGGCAACGCCCCCCTGCAGGCTCCCCAGCGCTATGTCGACCGCTTTCCTTACATACTAGATCACAAGAGGAGAATATTTGCAG GCATGACAGCTGCCCTTGACGACTCTGTGGGGACTGTGGTGAGTGCGCTACATGACCTCGATATGATTGACAACACCATCATTGTATTCACAACAGACAATGGTGGCCCAGCCAATAACTATGACGGAAATGCTGCCTGCAACTACCCCCTTAG GGGCACCAAGAATACACTGTGGGAGGGAGGCGTCCATGGGGTGGGGTTCGTCCACAGTCGTCTGCTCAATGTGAACCACACCCAGACCCACAATCTGGTCCACGTGTCTGATTGGCTGCCCACCCTGTACGGGGCTGCCGGAGGTGATGTGGCTGATCTGGGCAACATAGATGGCGTCAATTTGTGGGACATGCTGAAAAACAGTGGGCCCAATGTCCGGTCAGAGGTACTGCATAACATTGATCCACGGAGCAACTTCTCTGCCATCAGCGTTGATGATTATAAACTGATACAGGGCGACATATCTGGCGGCAGGAATGATGGCTGGTATCCGTGCAATCCACCAAGCGAAAATCAAAACTTTTGGAAACCAAATGCTCAAAACTTTCATAATAGTGATGAATCCTTGGCTGAAATTCCAGCTGAGACAAGAAAGACTAGAGCTCATAACAGACACACGCCCTATGTGATAGACTGTGGACCTGCGTCTACTGACCCCACCGCAGTCTGTGACCCCTCCACCGCCCCTTGTCTGTTCCACATACCCTCAGACCCATGTGAGTTCAACAACATTGCACAGAGCAACCCAGGTATTGTACGGGTCCTACAGAAGGCCCTGTCAGTCTACGCAGCTACGGCGGTGGAGCCGGTCAACCGGCCGCCGGACAAGAATGCTAACCCCACGTTGCATGGCGGAGTCTGGGGGCCTTGGCAATGA
- the LOC127867865 gene encoding arylsulfatase J-like isoform X4: protein MALSAFLYAALLLTCLIPRALTFTPPHIVLIVADDLGWNDVGFHGSEIKTPNIDKLAYEGVILNNYYVSPICTPTRGCLMTGRYPIHLGLQHYVISAPEPWGLPLNHTTMAGHLKHLGYATHIVGKWHLGFFKTEYLPTRRGFDSHVGYWSGKEDYYTHMDQDVSMGYWGLDFRRDMAVVNETFYSTEQYTKEALKILEHHNKSQPLFLYLAHQAVHAGNGNAPLQAPQRYVDRFPYILDHKRRIFAGMTAALDDSVGTVVSALHDLDMIDNTIIVFTTDNGGPANNYDGNAACNYPLRGTKNTLWEGGVHGVGFVHSRLLNVNHTQTHNLVHVSDWLPTLYGAAGGDVADLGNIDGVNLWDMLKNSGPNVRSEVLHNIDPRSNFSAISVDDYKLIQGDISGGRNDGWYPCNPPSENQNFWKPNAQNFHNSDESLAEIPAETRKTRAHNRHTPYVIDCGPASTDPTAVCDPSTAPCLFHIPSDPCEFNNIAQSNPGIVRVLQKALSVYAATAVEPVNRPPDKNANPTLHGGVWGPWQ, encoded by the exons GGGTGGAACGACGTAGGTTTCCATGGCTCTGAGATCAAGACTCCTAACATCGACAAGCTGGCCTATGAAGGTGTTATCCTCAACAACTACTATGTCTCCCCAATATGCACACCCACTAGAGGCTGTCTGATGACAGGACGATATCCAATACACTTAG GTCTGCAACACTATGTGATCTCAGCTCCCGAGCCCTGGGGACTGCCTCTCAATCACACCACCATGGCCGGGCACCTGAAACACCTGGGATACGCCACCCACATTGTCGGCAAG TGGCACCTGGGTTTTTTCAAGACTGAGTACCTGCCCACGAGACGTGGCTTTGACTCCCACGTGGGATACTGGAGCGGCAAGGAGGACTACTACACCCACATGGACCAGGATGTGAGCATG GGGTACTGGGGTTTGGATTTCCGGCGTGACATGGCCGTTGTCAATGAGACGTTCTACTCCACAGAGCAGTATACAAAAGAAGCACTGAAAATACTTGAGCACCATAATAAATCCCAG CCCCTATTCCTATACCTGGCCCATCAGGCGGTGCATGCTGGGAATGGCAACGCCCCCCTGCAGGCTCCCCAGCGCTATGTCGACCGCTTTCCTTACATACTAGATCACAAGAGGAGAATATTTGCAG GCATGACAGCTGCCCTTGACGACTCTGTGGGGACTGTGGTGAGTGCGCTACATGACCTCGATATGATTGACAACACCATCATTGTATTCACAACAGACAATGGTGGCCCAGCCAATAACTATGACGGAAATGCTGCCTGCAACTACCCCCTTAG GGGCACCAAGAATACACTGTGGGAGGGAGGCGTCCATGGGGTGGGGTTCGTCCACAGTCGTCTGCTCAATGTGAACCACACCCAGACCCACAATCTGGTCCACGTGTCTGATTGGCTGCCCACCCTGTACGGGGCTGCCGGAGGTGATGTGGCTGATCTGGGCAACATAGATGGCGTCAATTTGTGGGACATGCTGAAAAACAGTGGGCCCAATGTCCGGTCAGAGGTACTGCATAACATTGATCCACGGAGCAACTTCTCTGCCATCAGCGTTGATGATTATAAACTGATACAGGGCGACATATCTGGCGGCAGGAATGATGGCTGGTATCCGTGCAATCCACCAAGCGAAAATCAAAACTTTTGGAAACCAAATGCTCAAAACTTTCATAATAGTGATGAATCCTTGGCTGAAATTCCAGCTGAGACAAGAAAGACTAGAGCTCATAACAGACACACGCCCTATGTGATAGACTGTGGACCTGCGTCTACTGACCCCACCGCAGTCTGTGACCCCTCCACCGCCCCTTGTCTGTTCCACATACCCTCAGACCCATGTGAGTTCAACAACATTGCACAGAGCAACCCAGGTATTGTACGGGTCCTACAGAAGGCCCTGTCAGTCTACGCAGCTACGGCGGTGGAGCCGGTCAACCGGCCGCCGGACAAGAATGCTAACCCCACGTTGCATGGCGGAGTCTGGGGGCCTTGGCAATGA
- the LOC127867865 gene encoding arylsulfatase B-like isoform X3, which produces MVKFSCLLPNVNNLSKPSMALSAFLYAALLLTCLIPRALTFTPPHIVLIVADDLGWNDVGFHGSEIKTPNIDKLAYEGVILNNYYVSPICTPTRGCLMTGRYPIHLGLQHYVISAPEPWGLPLNHTTMAGHLKHLGYATHIVGKWHLGFFKTEYLPTRRGFDSHVGYWSGKEDYYTHMDQDVSMGYWGLDFRRDMAVVNETFYSTEQYTKEALKILEHHNKSQPLFLYLAHQAVHAGNGNAPLQAPQRYVDRFPYILDHKRRIFAGMTAALDDSVGTVVSALHDLDMIDNTIIVFTTDNGGPANNYDGNAACNYPLRGTKNTLWEGGVHGVGFVHSRLLNVNHTQTHNLVHVSDWLPTLYGAAGGDVADLGNIDGVNLWDMLKNSGPNVRSEVLHNIDPRSNFSAISVDDYKLIQGDISGGRNDGWYPCNPPSENQNFWKPNAQNFHNSDESLAEIPAETRKTRAHNRHTPYVIDCGPASTDPTAVCDPSTAPCLFHIPSDPCEFNNIAQSNPGIVRVLQKALSVYAATAVEPVNRPPDKNANPTLHGGVWGPWQ; this is translated from the exons GGGTGGAACGACGTAGGTTTCCATGGCTCTGAGATCAAGACTCCTAACATCGACAAGCTGGCCTATGAAGGTGTTATCCTCAACAACTACTATGTCTCCCCAATATGCACACCCACTAGAGGCTGTCTGATGACAGGACGATATCCAATACACTTAG GTCTGCAACACTATGTGATCTCAGCTCCCGAGCCCTGGGGACTGCCTCTCAATCACACCACCATGGCCGGGCACCTGAAACACCTGGGATACGCCACCCACATTGTCGGCAAG TGGCACCTGGGTTTTTTCAAGACTGAGTACCTGCCCACGAGACGTGGCTTTGACTCCCACGTGGGATACTGGAGCGGCAAGGAGGACTACTACACCCACATGGACCAGGATGTGAGCATG GGGTACTGGGGTTTGGATTTCCGGCGTGACATGGCCGTTGTCAATGAGACGTTCTACTCCACAGAGCAGTATACAAAAGAAGCACTGAAAATACTTGAGCACCATAATAAATCCCAG CCCCTATTCCTATACCTGGCCCATCAGGCGGTGCATGCTGGGAATGGCAACGCCCCCCTGCAGGCTCCCCAGCGCTATGTCGACCGCTTTCCTTACATACTAGATCACAAGAGGAGAATATTTGCAG GCATGACAGCTGCCCTTGACGACTCTGTGGGGACTGTGGTGAGTGCGCTACATGACCTCGATATGATTGACAACACCATCATTGTATTCACAACAGACAATGGTGGCCCAGCCAATAACTATGACGGAAATGCTGCCTGCAACTACCCCCTTAG GGGCACCAAGAATACACTGTGGGAGGGAGGCGTCCATGGGGTGGGGTTCGTCCACAGTCGTCTGCTCAATGTGAACCACACCCAGACCCACAATCTGGTCCACGTGTCTGATTGGCTGCCCACCCTGTACGGGGCTGCCGGAGGTGATGTGGCTGATCTGGGCAACATAGATGGCGTCAATTTGTGGGACATGCTGAAAAACAGTGGGCCCAATGTCCGGTCAGAGGTACTGCATAACATTGATCCACGGAGCAACTTCTCTGCCATCAGCGTTGATGATTATAAACTGATACAGGGCGACATATCTGGCGGCAGGAATGATGGCTGGTATCCGTGCAATCCACCAAGCGAAAATCAAAACTTTTGGAAACCAAATGCTCAAAACTTTCATAATAGTGATGAATCCTTGGCTGAAATTCCAGCTGAGACAAGAAAGACTAGAGCTCATAACAGACACACGCCCTATGTGATAGACTGTGGACCTGCGTCTACTGACCCCACCGCAGTCTGTGACCCCTCCACCGCCCCTTGTCTGTTCCACATACCCTCAGACCCATGTGAGTTCAACAACATTGCACAGAGCAACCCAGGTATTGTACGGGTCCTACAGAAGGCCCTGTCAGTCTACGCAGCTACGGCGGTGGAGCCGGTCAACCGGCCGCCGGACAAGAATGCTAACCCCACGTTGCATGGCGGAGTCTGGGGGCCTTGGCAATGA